A stretch of Bradyrhizobium sp. CCBAU 53338 DNA encodes these proteins:
- a CDS encoding LysR family transcriptional regulator yields MDRLTSLTAFVRVVDTGGFSAAARKLGMSTTMVSNHIQALEERLGARLLNRTTRKVSVTEIGKAYYDRCVQILSDIEQADDIAGALQSVPRGTLRIHSATHMVPFVAGVVAKLLSTYPEVKVDLRMGEANVDLIEEGYDVALRMTPPPDSSLIVRSLATWRHVLCCSHEYLEKHGRVQQLAELSEHNCGRHLNYPFGDEWRFFDRKGAPASVRISGSLVTNSGEALRRMVIEGAGIGLLAGFLVSDDLDSGRLVRLLPEYRPVEMSMNAVYPHRHHLSAKVRTFIDMLVHHSAEQQKLINPYS; encoded by the coding sequence ATGGACCGGCTGACCAGCCTGACCGCTTTCGTCCGGGTCGTTGATACCGGCGGATTCTCCGCCGCCGCCCGCAAGCTCGGGATGTCCACGACCATGGTGAGCAACCACATCCAGGCGCTGGAGGAGCGGCTCGGCGCACGGCTGCTCAACCGCACCACCCGCAAGGTCAGCGTCACCGAGATCGGCAAGGCCTATTACGATCGCTGCGTCCAGATCCTCTCCGACATCGAGCAGGCCGACGACATCGCCGGCGCGTTGCAGTCGGTGCCGCGGGGCACGCTGCGGATTCATTCCGCCACCCACATGGTGCCGTTCGTGGCGGGCGTCGTGGCGAAGCTGCTGTCGACCTATCCGGAGGTGAAGGTCGATTTGCGTATGGGCGAAGCCAATGTCGATCTGATCGAGGAGGGCTATGACGTCGCGCTGCGCATGACACCGCCGCCGGATTCGAGCCTGATCGTCCGCAGCCTCGCCACCTGGCGTCACGTGCTGTGCTGCTCGCACGAGTATCTGGAAAAGCACGGGAGGGTGCAGCAGCTCGCCGAGCTCTCGGAGCACAATTGCGGCCGCCACCTGAATTACCCGTTTGGCGACGAATGGCGCTTCTTCGATCGCAAGGGCGCGCCGGCCTCGGTGCGCATCTCGGGCAGCCTCGTCACCAACAGCGGCGAGGCGCTGCGGCGGATGGTGATCGAGGGCGCCGGCATCGGCCTGCTCGCAGGATTTCTGGTGAGCGACGATCTCGATTCCGGCCGGCTGGTGCGGCTGCTGCCGGAATACCGGCCGGTCGAGATGTCGATGAACGCGGTCTATCCGCATCGCCATCATCTGTCGGCGAAGGTGCGCACCTTCATCGACATGCTGGTGCATCACAGCGCCGAGCAGCAGAAGCTGATCAACCCGTATTCGTGA
- a CDS encoding amino acid ABC transporter permease: MLGNFDFDVIRRALPYLFYEGMTFTLTLTGLAALGGLVFGTAIALMRLSGYKALGRIAGLYVDFMRSLPLVLVIFWFYFLVPYIGQWLTDASRPISVGAFASSLITFIMFEAAYFSEIMRAGIQSISRGQPAAASALGLTYAQTMRYVVLPQAFRNMLPVLITQTIVLFQDTSLVYVLSITDFLGAASKVAQRDGRLVEMYLFAAVVYFTISCIASFGVRRLQARIAIIR; this comes from the coding sequence ATGCTCGGCAATTTCGATTTCGACGTCATCCGCCGCGCGCTGCCCTATCTGTTCTACGAGGGCATGACGTTCACGCTGACGCTGACGGGCCTCGCAGCGCTCGGGGGCCTCGTCTTCGGCACGGCCATCGCCCTGATGCGGCTGTCCGGCTACAAGGCGCTCGGGCGCATCGCCGGCCTCTATGTCGACTTCATGCGGTCGCTGCCGCTGGTGCTGGTGATCTTCTGGTTCTACTTCCTGGTGCCCTATATAGGACAGTGGCTGACCGACGCCTCGCGTCCCATCAGCGTCGGCGCGTTCGCTTCTTCGCTGATCACCTTCATCATGTTCGAGGCGGCGTATTTCTCCGAGATCATGCGTGCCGGCATCCAGTCGATCTCGCGCGGACAGCCGGCCGCCGCCAGCGCGCTCGGCCTGACCTATGCGCAGACCATGCGATACGTCGTGCTGCCGCAGGCGTTCCGCAACATGCTGCCGGTGCTGATCACGCAAACCATCGTGCTGTTCCAGGACACCTCGCTGGTCTACGTGCTGTCGATCACCGACTTCCTCGGTGCCGCCAGCAAGGTCGCGCAACGCGACGGACGTCTGGTCGAGATGTACCTGTTTGCCGCCGTCGTCTACTTCACCATTTCCTGTATCGCGTCCTTCGGTGTCCGCCGCCTCCAGGCGCGCATCGCCATCATCCGCTAG
- a CDS encoding amino acid ABC transporter ATP-binding protein, translating to MIEISHVNKWYSPTFQVLTDCTTSVTKGEVVVVCGPSGSGKSTLIKCVNALEPFQSGDISVDGTKVNDPKTNLPKLRSRVGMVFQHFELFPHLKIIDNLCLAQQKVLGRSHDKSVTKGMQLLERVGLKEQAQKFPAQLSGGQQQRVAIARALAMDPIVMLFDEPTSALDPEMVSEVLDVMVDLAREGMTMMVVTHEMGFARKVANRVIFMDRGEIVEDAPKDDFFGKPRSDRAQKFLSKILSH from the coding sequence ATGATCGAAATCAGCCACGTCAACAAATGGTACAGCCCGACTTTCCAGGTGCTGACCGACTGCACCACCAGCGTCACCAAGGGAGAGGTCGTGGTGGTCTGCGGACCCTCGGGTTCGGGCAAGTCGACCCTGATCAAATGCGTCAACGCGCTGGAGCCGTTCCAGAGCGGCGACATTTCGGTCGATGGCACCAAGGTCAACGATCCCAAGACCAATCTGCCGAAACTGCGCTCGCGCGTCGGCATGGTGTTCCAGCACTTCGAACTGTTTCCGCACCTGAAGATAATCGACAATCTCTGCCTCGCCCAGCAGAAGGTGCTGGGACGGTCGCACGACAAATCCGTCACGAAGGGCATGCAACTGCTGGAGCGCGTCGGCCTGAAGGAGCAGGCGCAGAAATTTCCGGCGCAACTCTCGGGCGGCCAGCAGCAGCGCGTCGCGATCGCGCGCGCGCTCGCGATGGATCCGATCGTGATGCTGTTCGACGAACCGACCTCGGCGCTCGATCCGGAAATGGTCAGCGAAGTGCTCGATGTCATGGTCGATCTCGCCCGCGAAGGCATGACCATGATGGTCGTGACCCACGAAATGGGCTTTGCCCGCAAGGTCGCCAACCGCGTGATCTTCATGGATCGCGGCGAGATCGTCGAGGACGCCCCGAAGGACGACTTCTTCGGCAAGCCCCGCAGCGACCGCGCGCAGAAGTTCTTGTCGAAGATTCTGTCCCACTAA
- a CDS encoding carboxymuconolactone decarboxylase family protein, with protein MKPRMNFYQAAPDTMKALMALEEQIQSTGLEKSLIELVKIRASQINGCAFCINMHTEDARKRGETEQRIYLLNAWRESPLYTDRERAALDWTESVTLIAETHTPDDVYEQVRSQFSDAETVNLTMLIGAINAWNRLAIAFRAVHPVKVKASVA; from the coding sequence ATGAAGCCACGCATGAATTTCTACCAGGCAGCCCCCGACACGATGAAGGCGCTGATGGCGCTGGAAGAGCAGATCCAATCGACGGGTCTCGAGAAATCGCTGATCGAGCTGGTCAAGATCCGGGCCTCGCAGATCAACGGCTGCGCCTTCTGCATCAACATGCACACCGAGGACGCCCGCAAGCGCGGCGAGACCGAGCAGCGCATCTACCTGCTCAACGCCTGGCGCGAGTCCCCGCTCTATACCGACCGCGAGCGTGCCGCGCTTGATTGGACCGAGTCGGTGACGCTGATCGCTGAGACGCACACGCCCGACGACGTCTATGAGCAGGTCCGTTCGCAGTTCTCCGACGCGGAGACGGTGAACCTGACCATGCTGATCGGCGCGATCAATGCCTGGAACAGGCTGGCGATCGCGTTCCGCGCGGTGCATCCTGTGAAGGTGAAGGCGTCGGTGGCGTAG
- a CDS encoding amino acid ABC transporter permease: MNYHWNWGIFFEPNPMGTGTYLDLLLSGLVVTLKTAVLAWIIALIFGSIVGVMRTLPSKAASWFGFCWVEFFRNMPLLVQLFLWFFVLPELLPKAAGLWLKQLPNAPFWTAAIGIGFFMSARVAVQLQAGISSLPRGQKMAATALGLTTVQGYRYVLLPMAFRIILPPLTSEFLNTIKNTAVAITIGLIELTGEARSMQEFSFQVFEAFTAATILYLLVNAVVVTAMRYLERYVAIPGYITGK, encoded by the coding sequence GTGAACTACCATTGGAACTGGGGAATTTTCTTCGAACCGAACCCGATGGGCACCGGCACCTATCTCGACTTGCTGTTGTCGGGGCTGGTGGTGACCCTGAAGACGGCGGTGCTCGCCTGGATCATCGCGCTGATCTTCGGCTCGATCGTCGGCGTGATGCGGACGCTGCCCTCCAAGGCGGCCTCCTGGTTCGGCTTCTGCTGGGTCGAGTTCTTCCGCAACATGCCGCTGCTGGTGCAGCTGTTCCTGTGGTTCTTCGTGCTGCCGGAGCTGCTGCCGAAGGCCGCCGGACTGTGGCTCAAGCAATTGCCGAACGCGCCGTTCTGGACGGCGGCGATCGGCATCGGCTTCTTCATGTCGGCGCGCGTCGCGGTGCAATTGCAGGCAGGCATCTCCTCGCTGCCGCGCGGGCAGAAGATGGCTGCCACCGCGCTCGGCCTGACCACGGTGCAGGGTTATCGTTACGTGCTGCTGCCGATGGCGTTCCGCATCATCCTGCCGCCGCTGACCTCCGAGTTCCTCAACACCATCAAGAACACCGCGGTCGCCATCACCATCGGCCTGATCGAGCTGACCGGAGAGGCGCGCTCGATGCAGGAATTCTCGTTCCAGGTGTTCGAGGCCTTCACGGCCGCGACCATCCTCTATCTCCTCGTCAACGCCGTCGTCGTGACTGCCATGCGCTATCTCGAGCGCTACGTCGCGATCCCCGGCTACATCACGGGGAAATAG
- a CDS encoding M20 family metallopeptidase, whose product MTRADAIARARDDFRSGAFLAELDRRVAYKTESQNPSRGPELRAYLEQEMVPAFAALDFTSRIVESPSGKSPFLFAEHHENASAPTVLIYGHGDVVDGMEGEWRDGRDPWRTTTAGVRLYGRGTADNKGQHSINMAALRAVREARGGKLGFNAKFIVEMGEEIGSPDLGKVCDLNRDALKADLFMASDGPRLSADRPTLFLGCRGGIRIHLDVNLRDGGHHSGNWGGVLANPATILVNAISTLVDGHGRLQLGALKPPRLTNQIRSYLADVQVVPTEDEPALAENWGEDGLSAAERLYAWNTLEVLAMSSGNIEKPANAIPGHANAVLQLRFVVGTKVDGLIDAVRAHLVEKGFPMVEVRAAQSFAASRTDFDSPWIKWAADSVQNTTGKAPAVLPNFGGSLPNDVFSEVLGLPTIWVPHSYPGCSQHAPNEHILLPLTEEALTVMAGLFWDLGELQKPLT is encoded by the coding sequence ATGACCAGAGCCGATGCCATCGCCCGCGCCCGGGACGACTTCAGATCCGGTGCGTTCCTCGCCGAACTCGACCGCCGCGTCGCCTACAAGACCGAAAGCCAGAATCCATCACGCGGCCCCGAACTGCGCGCCTATCTGGAACAGGAGATGGTGCCGGCCTTCGCCGCGCTCGATTTCACCAGCCGTATCGTCGAATCCCCGAGCGGCAAGTCGCCGTTCCTGTTTGCCGAGCACCACGAGAATGCGTCCGCGCCGACCGTTCTGATCTACGGCCATGGCGACGTCGTCGACGGCATGGAAGGCGAGTGGCGCGATGGCCGCGATCCGTGGCGCACGACGACTGCAGGCGTTCGCCTCTATGGCCGCGGGACGGCCGACAACAAGGGCCAGCACAGCATCAACATGGCCGCGCTCCGCGCGGTGCGCGAGGCTCGCGGCGGCAAGCTCGGCTTCAATGCGAAATTCATCGTCGAGATGGGCGAGGAAATCGGCTCGCCCGATCTGGGCAAGGTCTGCGACCTCAATCGCGACGCGCTCAAGGCCGATCTGTTCATGGCCTCCGATGGGCCGAGGCTGTCGGCGGATCGGCCAACCCTGTTCTTGGGATGCCGCGGCGGCATTCGCATCCACCTCGACGTGAACCTGCGCGATGGCGGCCATCATTCCGGCAATTGGGGTGGCGTCCTCGCCAACCCCGCGACCATCCTGGTCAACGCGATATCGACGCTGGTCGACGGCCATGGCCGGCTTCAGCTCGGTGCCCTGAAGCCGCCGCGGCTCACCAACCAGATCCGCAGCTATCTGGCCGATGTGCAGGTTGTCCCGACCGAGGATGAGCCCGCGCTTGCGGAGAATTGGGGTGAAGACGGTCTGTCCGCAGCCGAGCGGCTCTATGCCTGGAATACGCTGGAAGTTCTGGCGATGTCGTCGGGCAACATCGAGAAGCCGGCCAATGCCATTCCCGGCCACGCCAATGCCGTGCTGCAACTGCGTTTCGTGGTCGGCACCAAGGTCGATGGCCTGATCGATGCCGTCAGGGCGCACCTGGTCGAAAAGGGGTTTCCGATGGTCGAGGTGCGGGCGGCACAGAGCTTTGCCGCATCGCGTACCGATTTCGACAGCCCCTGGATCAAATGGGCGGCGGATTCCGTCCAAAACACCACCGGCAAGGCGCCGGCGGTGCTGCCGAACTTCGGCGGCTCGCTGCCGAACGACGTGTTTTCGGAAGTCCTGGGCCTGCCGACGATCTGGGTCCCGCACTCCTATCCCGGCTGCTCCCAGCATGCGCCGAATGAGCACATCCTGCTGCCATTGACTGAAGAGGCCTTGACGGTGATGGCCGGGCTGTTCTGGGATCTCGGGGAATTGCAGAAGCCGCTGACCTGA
- a CDS encoding amino acid ABC transporter substrate-binding protein, protein MKHFRSIGLALAATFAVSQAGAEELTGTLKNIKDTGAITLGFRDSSIPFSYLDDNQKPVGFAMDICYKIVDAVKKELKLDKLEVKLNPVTSATRIPLMANGTIDLECGSTTNNTERQKQVAFTNTHFLTASRYVFKKSSGLKSIDDLKGKTVVSTAGTTNIKQLTEANVEKKLGANIIPAKDHAEAFLMVETDRAVAFVMDDILLASLVAGSKTPSDYVISKDAFSKPEPYGIMLRKDDAPFKKVVDAATAALYTSGEGQKIYDKWFMSKIPPKGLNLNTPISDQLKHEFAKPSDSPIPDDYK, encoded by the coding sequence GTGAAACATTTCCGTAGCATCGGGCTCGCGCTCGCCGCGACCTTCGCCGTCAGCCAGGCGGGCGCCGAAGAACTGACCGGCACGCTCAAGAACATCAAGGACACCGGCGCCATCACGCTGGGCTTCCGCGACTCCTCGATCCCGTTCTCCTATCTCGACGACAACCAGAAGCCCGTCGGGTTCGCGATGGACATCTGCTACAAGATCGTCGACGCCGTGAAGAAGGAGCTCAAGCTCGACAAGCTCGAGGTCAAGCTCAACCCGGTGACCTCGGCCACGCGCATCCCGCTGATGGCGAACGGCACCATCGACCTCGAATGCGGCTCGACCACCAACAATACCGAGCGTCAGAAGCAGGTTGCCTTCACCAACACCCACTTCCTGACCGCCAGCCGCTATGTGTTCAAGAAGTCGAGCGGCCTGAAGTCGATCGACGACCTCAAGGGCAAGACGGTGGTCTCGACCGCCGGCACCACGAACATCAAGCAGCTCACTGAAGCCAACGTCGAGAAGAAGCTCGGCGCCAACATCATTCCGGCCAAGGACCACGCCGAAGCCTTCCTGATGGTCGAGACCGACCGCGCTGTCGCCTTCGTGATGGACGACATCCTGCTCGCGAGCCTCGTCGCCGGCTCGAAGACGCCGTCCGACTATGTGATCTCCAAGGATGCGTTCTCCAAGCCCGAGCCCTACGGCATCATGCTCCGCAAGGACGACGCGCCGTTCAAGAAGGTGGTCGACGCTGCAACCGCCGCGCTCTACACCTCGGGCGAAGGCCAGAAGATCTACGACAAGTGGTTCATGTCCAAGATCCCGCCGAAGGGTCTGAACCTCAACACCCCGATCTCCGATCAGCTGAAGCACGAGTTCGCAAAACCCTCGGACTCGCCGATCCCGGACGACTATAAGTAA
- a CDS encoding D-amino-acid transaminase produces MDSTAYVNGSFVPLSDAKISVLDRGFLFADGIYEVSAVLDGKLVDNASHLARLERSVGEIKLKLPETLERITEIQKELIARNKVANGLVYLQVTRGADKGRDFAFPKGDVVSSLVMFTSEKDIINAASAKTGINVITVPDIRWERRDIKSVALLAQVLAKQAAAEAGAGEAWMLQDGYVTEGGSSSAFILTKDDVIVTRKNSNAILPGCTRKAVVALAEERQLRVEERSFTVEEALAAKEAFATSASLFVQPVIAIDGKTIGDGKPGPLSTRLREIYVEFAKATAV; encoded by the coding sequence TTGGACTCGACCGCCTACGTCAATGGCTCATTCGTCCCACTCTCGGACGCGAAAATCTCGGTGCTCGATCGCGGCTTCCTGTTCGCCGACGGCATCTACGAGGTCTCGGCCGTGTTGGACGGCAAGCTGGTCGACAACGCCTCGCATCTGGCGCGGCTGGAGCGCTCGGTCGGCGAGATCAAGCTGAAGCTTCCGGAGACGCTCGAGCGCATCACCGAGATCCAGAAAGAGCTGATCGCGCGCAACAAGGTCGCAAACGGCCTCGTCTATCTCCAGGTCACGCGCGGCGCCGACAAGGGCCGCGACTTCGCCTTCCCCAAGGGTGATGTCGTCTCGAGCCTGGTGATGTTCACCTCCGAGAAGGACATCATCAACGCCGCCTCGGCCAAGACCGGCATCAACGTGATCACGGTGCCCGACATCCGCTGGGAACGCCGTGACATCAAGAGCGTGGCGCTGCTGGCGCAGGTGCTGGCGAAGCAGGCCGCTGCCGAAGCCGGCGCCGGCGAGGCCTGGATGCTGCAGGACGGCTACGTCACCGAAGGCGGCTCGTCCTCCGCGTTCATCCTCACCAAGGACGACGTCATCGTCACCCGCAAGAACTCGAACGCGATCCTGCCGGGCTGTACCCGCAAGGCCGTGGTCGCGCTCGCCGAGGAGCGCCAGCTCCGCGTCGAGGAGCGGTCCTTCACGGTTGAGGAAGCACTGGCTGCGAAGGAAGCGTTCGCCACCTCGGCCTCGCTGTTCGTGCAACCGGTGATCGCCATCGACGGCAAGACGATCGGCGACGGCAAGCCCGGTCCTCTTTCTACGCGGCTGCGTGAGATCTATGTGGAGTTCGCCAAGGCGACGGCGGTTTAA
- a CDS encoding HlyD family secretion protein, with product MSNAAYTTETNDKITLKPSRRAIKRAALALALALGVAAVGDFGYNYLTTGRYLETTDDAYVKADSTIIAPKVSGYIAQVLVGDNEKVRAGQVLARIDDRDFKAALGQARADVAAAEASVRNLDAQLELQQPIIEQSTADVAAADANLKFAQEERARYDDLMKSGSGTIQRAQQTDAALRASNAQMQRAKSGLVAAERKVDVLTTQRAQASAQLDRARAVADQAELNLSYTEITAPVDGTVGARSLRVGQYVQAGTQLMAVVPLDAVYVVANFKETQLTHVRAGQPVELHVDSFRNRTLRGHVDSLSPASGLEFALLPPDNATGNFTKIVQRVPVKIVLDDHSLTGLLRPGMSAVPTVDTKATVVAERETTKRVADNAPRPNGG from the coding sequence ATGTCGAACGCGGCCTATACCACTGAAACCAATGACAAAATCACCCTGAAGCCGTCCCGGCGGGCGATCAAGCGGGCGGCCCTGGCGCTCGCACTGGCCCTTGGCGTCGCCGCCGTGGGCGACTTTGGCTACAATTACCTGACCACCGGCCGCTACCTGGAAACGACCGATGACGCCTATGTGAAGGCCGATTCCACCATCATCGCCCCGAAGGTCTCGGGCTACATCGCCCAGGTGCTGGTCGGCGATAACGAGAAGGTCCGGGCCGGCCAGGTGCTGGCCAGGATCGACGACCGCGATTTCAAGGCCGCGCTTGGCCAGGCCCGCGCCGACGTCGCCGCAGCCGAAGCCTCGGTCCGCAACCTCGATGCCCAGCTCGAACTGCAACAGCCGATCATCGAGCAGAGCACGGCCGACGTGGCCGCTGCCGACGCCAATCTGAAATTCGCGCAGGAAGAGCGCGCCCGCTACGACGACCTCATGAAGTCGGGCTCCGGCACGATCCAGCGCGCGCAGCAGACCGATGCGGCGCTCCGCGCCAGCAACGCGCAGATGCAGCGTGCCAAGTCGGGCCTGGTCGCCGCCGAGCGCAAGGTCGATGTGCTGACAACGCAGCGTGCGCAGGCCAGTGCGCAGCTCGATCGCGCGCGCGCGGTCGCGGACCAGGCCGAGCTGAACCTGTCCTACACCGAGATCACCGCGCCTGTTGACGGCACAGTCGGCGCCCGCTCCTTGCGCGTCGGACAGTACGTGCAGGCCGGTACGCAATTGATGGCGGTGGTTCCGCTCGATGCGGTCTACGTGGTCGCGAATTTCAAGGAGACCCAGCTCACCCATGTGCGCGCGGGTCAGCCGGTCGAGCTTCACGTCGACAGTTTTCGCAATCGCACGCTGCGCGGCCATGTCGACAGCCTTTCGCCGGCCAGCGGTCTTGAATTCGCGCTACTGCCTCCCGACAATGCCACCGGCAACTTCACCAAGATCGTGCAGCGCGTGCCGGTGAAGATCGTGCTCGACGACCACAGCCTCACCGGCCTGCTGCGACCCGGCATGTCGGCGGTGCCGACGGTCGACACCAAGGCAACAGTGGTGGCTGAGCGAGAGACCACCAAGCGCGTGGCCGACAACGCGCCGCGTCCGAACGGAGGCTGA
- a CDS encoding MDR family MFS transporter, whose amino-acid sequence MSTLQPTLTAASAADLPAPQAASVTPGVSAKTWIAVIGATLGAFMAVLNIQIVNASLADIQGAIGAGIDDGGWISTSYLIAEIVVIPLSGWLAQVFSIRIYLLTNAILFLLLSAACALAQDLPQMIVLRAVQGFTGGVLIPMAFTLIITLLPRAKQPVGLALFALSATFAPAIGPTIGGYLTENFGWQYIFYVNLAPGAIMVGMLWYALDSKPMKLTLLRDGDWAGIITMAIGLSALQTVLEEGNKDDWFGSPFIVKLSVIAVVSLTAFLIIELTVKKPLLNLRLLVRRNFGFGMLANFLLGVALYGSVFILPQYLSRIQGYNAEQIGTVLAWTGLPQLVLIPLVPCLMQRFDARIIIGIGFVLFAGSNFMNIFMTSDYAADQLLWPNVVRAIGQALVMAPLSAVATAGIEAENAGSASGLFNMMRNLGGAVGIALLQTVLTKREQYHSNVLMQSVSAFEQATRTRLEQLTQYFINHGVLDRADAAHRAYVAIGHVVQKQAYILAFSDTFYLLGMALIVALIAVLFLKKPGHVSAGEAH is encoded by the coding sequence ATGAGCACGCTTCAACCGACCCTCACCGCCGCTTCCGCCGCCGATCTTCCGGCGCCGCAAGCCGCTTCCGTCACGCCTGGCGTCTCCGCCAAGACCTGGATCGCCGTGATCGGCGCCACGCTCGGCGCCTTCATGGCGGTGCTGAACATCCAGATCGTCAACGCCTCGCTTGCCGACATCCAGGGCGCGATCGGCGCCGGGATCGACGACGGCGGCTGGATCTCGACCTCCTATCTGATCGCCGAGATCGTGGTGATCCCGCTGTCCGGCTGGCTGGCGCAGGTGTTCTCGATCCGGATCTACCTGCTCACCAACGCGATCCTGTTCCTGCTGCTGTCGGCAGCCTGCGCGCTGGCGCAGGACCTGCCCCAGATGATCGTGCTGCGCGCCGTGCAGGGCTTCACCGGCGGCGTGCTGATCCCGATGGCGTTCACGCTCATCATCACGCTGCTGCCGCGTGCGAAGCAGCCGGTCGGCCTTGCACTGTTCGCGCTGTCGGCGACGTTCGCACCGGCGATCGGCCCGACCATCGGCGGCTACCTCACCGAGAATTTCGGCTGGCAGTACATTTTCTACGTCAACCTCGCGCCGGGCGCGATCATGGTCGGCATGCTCTGGTACGCGCTCGATTCCAAGCCGATGAAGCTGACGCTGCTGCGCGACGGCGACTGGGCCGGCATCATCACCATGGCGATCGGCCTCTCCGCACTTCAGACCGTGCTGGAGGAAGGCAACAAGGACGACTGGTTCGGCTCGCCCTTCATCGTCAAGCTCAGCGTGATCGCGGTCGTCTCGCTGACCGCGTTCCTGATCATCGAACTGACAGTGAAGAAGCCGCTGTTGAACCTGCGCCTGCTGGTCCGCCGCAATTTCGGCTTCGGCATGCTCGCCAACTTCCTGCTCGGCGTCGCGCTGTACGGGTCAGTGTTCATTCTGCCGCAATATCTGTCACGCATCCAGGGTTACAATGCCGAGCAGATCGGCACGGTGCTGGCCTGGACCGGCTTGCCGCAGCTCGTGCTGATCCCGCTGGTGCCGTGCCTGATGCAGAGGTTCGACGCGCGGATCATCATCGGCATCGGCTTCGTGCTGTTCGCCGGCTCGAACTTCATGAACATCTTCATGACCAGCGACTATGCCGCCGACCAGCTATTGTGGCCCAACGTCGTCCGTGCCATCGGCCAGGCGCTGGTAATGGCGCCGCTGTCGGCGGTGGCGACGGCAGGCATCGAGGCGGAGAATGCGGGCTCGGCCTCCGGCCTGTTCAACATGATGCGAAATCTCGGCGGTGCCGTCGGCATTGCGCTGCTGCAGACCGTTCTGACCAAGCGTGAGCAGTATCACTCCAACGTGCTGATGCAGTCGGTCTCGGCGTTCGAACAGGCCACCCGCACGCGACTGGAACAGCTCACGCAGTATTTCATCAATCACGGCGTGCTCGACCGTGCCGACGCCGCGCATCGCGCCTATGTCGCGATCGGTCATGTCGTGCAGAAGCAGGCCTACATCCTGGCCTTCAGCGACACCTTCTACCTGCTCGGCATGGCGCTGATCGTCGCCTTGATCGCTGTCCTCTTCCTGAAGAAGCCCGGCCATGTCTCGGCCGGGGAAGCCCACTGA